One genomic segment of Primulina tabacum isolate GXHZ01 chromosome 9, ASM2559414v2, whole genome shotgun sequence includes these proteins:
- the LOC142555762 gene encoding beta-carotene isomerase D27, chloroplastic, which yields MAVLSFQPVNMTSVGHCCSRRNSHCNGVSIIRCGIAEASGEPAPMGQKTKYNDGVFEKVFMTLFARKISKFARGGSKEMGWLDYDYDSFVDVSKRVMEGRSRQQQQQVVREVLLSMLPPGAPAQFRKLFPPTKWAAEFNAAITVPFFHWLVGPSEVVEVEVNGVKQKSGVHIKKCRYLENSGCVGMCVNMCKIPTQDFFTNEFGLPLTMTPNFEDMSCEMVYGQVPPPFEEDPASKQPCLVDFCSLANPNSSFCHKLKA from the exons ATGGCGGTTCTTAGCTTCCAACCTGTCAATATGACATCTGTTGGCCACTGTTGTAGTCGAAGAAACAGTCATTGCAACGGCGTCAGCATAATTCGATGTGGGATTGCGGAGGCGTCGGGGGAACCGGCTCCCATGGGGCAGAAGACTAAGTACAATGACGGGGTATTTGAGAAGGTTTTTATGACCCTGTTTGCGCGGAAGATATCGAAATTCGCCAGAGGTGGAAGCAAGGAAATGGGGTGGTTGGATTATGATTACGATTCGTTTGTTGATGTGTCGAAGAGAGTGATGGAAGGAAGGTCgcgccagcagcagcagcaagtGGTGAGAGAGGTGCTTCTTTCCATGCTTCCTCCTGGTGCACCTGCCCAA TTCAGAAAATTATTTCCACCAACGAAGTGGGCGGCAGAATTCAATGCAGCCATAACAGTACCCTTCTTCCACTGGTTAGTTGGTCCCTCTGAG GTTGTGGAAGTGGAAGTTAATGGAGTGAAGCAAAAAAGTGGAGTCCACATTAAGAAATGCag GTACCTGGAGAACAGTGGGTGTGTCGGAATGTGTGTAAACATGTGTAAAATACCTACACAAGATTTCTTCACCAACGAGTTCGGCCTTCCACTAACCATGACTCCTA ATTTTGAAGATATGAGTTGTGAGATGGTGTATGGACAAGTTCCACCGCCATTTGAGGAGGATCCAGCATCCAAACAACCTTGTCTCGTCGATTTCT GCTCCTTAGCGAATCCAAATTCCAGTTTCTGTCACAAACTGAAAGCATGA